The following are encoded together in the Triticum dicoccoides isolate Atlit2015 ecotype Zavitan chromosome 6B, WEW_v2.0, whole genome shotgun sequence genome:
- the LOC119326558 gene encoding E3 ubiquitin-protein ligase ATL31-like, giving the protein MEHALLAALLVCALASAGSAQPAEPGQGGYDNDVADQDMRISTTMIVLLAAVVAVFFFILASIIYLRHCTGYSYPRAPRPDDSRGSGPGAGFSSFIARRQQRRAATRGLAAEVVEAFPTMRYAEAKALRVGKKAAPPLECAVCLSEFEDEDRLRLLPKCSHAFHPECIGVWLASHVTCPVCRRNLDPSKDGGSDDEASTPPAPEANSTSSEIAVVRHHQAEGSRPPAVVIDVVTEEEAEQRRKEAIELQRIGTQRRAMRSGSRPAGTKAAKLVRSYSAGHSLAVVRLDRDLERFTLRLPEHVRREMIAAAGERSSHRRAQRAGRWPSFLRYTRTLSGRFFSTPRRTESSGGGEASSSSSTRIRGKRVAAVDFVEGSAVGGGVSGAKVGSVAVDVDKDKAASR; this is encoded by the coding sequence ATGGAACACGCGCTGCTCGCCGCGCTCTTGGTGTGCGCGCTCGCGTCGGCCGGCAGCGCGCAGCCGGCGGAGCCGGGGCAGGGGGGCTACGACAACGATGTGGCCGACCAGGATATGCGCATCAGCACGACCATGATCGTGCTCCTGGCCGCCGTCGTCGCGGTGTTCTTCTtcatcctcgcctccatcatctacCTCCGCCACTGCACCGGCTACTCGTACCCCCGCGCCCCGCGGCCGGACGACTCCCGTGGCTCCGGCCCCGGCGCCGGCTTCTCGAGCTTCATCGCCAGGCGGCAGCAGCGGCGGGCGGCGACGCGCGGGCTCGCCGCCGAGGTGGTCGAGGCGTTCCCCACCATGCGGTACGCGGAGGCCAAGGCACTGCGCGTGGGGAAGAAGGCGGCGCCCCCGCTCGAGTGCGCGGTGTGCCTCAGCGAGTTCGAGGACGAGGACAGGCTCCGGCTGCTGCCCAAGTGCAGCCACGCCTTCCACCCGGAATGCATCGGCGTGTGGCTCGCCAGCCACGTGACCTGCCCGGTCTGCCGCCGCAACCTGGACCCTAGCAAGGacggcggcagcgacgacgaggcgaGTACCCCCCCGGCGCCGGAAGCCAACAGCACCTCCAGCGAAATAGCCGTGGTGCGGCACCACCAGGCAGAGGGCTCGCGGCCACCGGCCGTGGTCATCGACGTGGTGACAGAGGAGGAGGCCGAGCAGCGCCGGAAGGAGGCGATTGAGCTGCAGCGGATAGGGACCCAGCGGCGCGCGATGCGATCCGGGTCGCGGCCGGCCGGGACGAAGGCCGCGAAGCTTGTCCGGTCGTACTCCGCCGGCCACTCCCTCGCCGTAGTCCGGCTCGACCGCGACCTGGAGCGGTTCACGCTGCGGCTGCCGGAGCACGTGCGCAGGGAGATGATCGCCGCTGCCGGGGAGCGGAGCTCGCATCGTCGCGCACAGAGAGCCGGCAGATGGCCATCGTTCCTAAGGTACACCAGGACGTTGTCGGGAAGGTTCTTCTCGACGCCGAGGAGGACGGAAAGCTCCGGGGGAGGGGAGGCGTCCTCGTCATCGTCGACGAGGATTAGAGGGAAGCGCGTCGCCGCCGTCGATTTCGTCGAAGGTTCTGCTGTGGGCGGCGGCGTGTCCGGTGCCAAGGTCGGCTCTGTGGCGGTCGATGTGGACAAGGACAAGGCAGCTAGCCGGTAG